One region of Zingiber officinale cultivar Zhangliang chromosome 7B, Zo_v1.1, whole genome shotgun sequence genomic DNA includes:
- the LOC122004291 gene encoding uncharacterized protein LOC122004291, whose product MDNQIKEGDRTMKEFAAPDVAYKYSCITYPDLAGDFELRSGLIHLLPKFQGLSGEDHNRHLHEFHVVCSTMKPQGISEEDIKLRAFPFSLTGAAKDWLYCLPAGYITSWIDMKKAFLEKFFPASRTATIRKSICGIQQVVGETLYDYWERFKKLCSSCPQHQISDQLLVQYFYEGLLPMDRSMIDAAAGGALVNKTPNQARELISNMAENSQQFGSRALGTRVVNETHLVSTKQQEIRNNLQKLTSLVKQMALQNSSHVSNFPLPMMKLCGICSSQDHSSNHCPNLHQDESVAIISRPQFQQHKHDPNSSTYNPGWREHPNLRYGNAFYQQQPQGQIHQPYYQHQQNQHYYQNHPASHSQQFQQLQQPQFQ is encoded by the coding sequence ATGGATAATCAGATAAAAGAAGGGGATCGAACTATGAAAGAGTTTGCAGCACCAGATGTGGCTTATAAGTACTCATGCATTACTTATCCAGATTTGGCAGGAGATTTCGAACTCAGATCAGGACTTATTCATCTGCTTCCCAAATTTCAAGGCTTATCAGGAGAGGATCACAACCGCCATCTACATGAATTCCATGTGGTTTGttccaccatgaagccacaagGGATTTCAGAAGAAGACATTAAGTTGAGGGCTTTTCCATTCTCTTTGACGGGAGCAGCTAAAGACTGGTTATATTGTCTTCCAGCTGGATACATTACAagttggattgatatgaagaaaGCCTTTTTGGAGAAATTTTTCCCAGCTTCTAGGACTGCAACTATCAGGAAGAGCATTTGTGGTATTCAACAAGTAGTTGGAGAGACTCTTTATGATTATTGGGAGAGATTCAAGAAGCTGTGTTCGAGTTGTCCACAACATCAAATTAGTGATCAGCTCCTTGTTCAGTATTTTTATGAGGGTCTACTTCCCATGGATAGGAGCATGATAGATGCAGCAGCTGGAGGAGCTTTGGTGAATAAGACTCCAAATCAAGCAAGAGAGCTAATTTCAAATATGGCAGAAAACTCACAGCAATTTGGGAGTAGAGCTCTTGGTACTAGAGTGGTTAATGAAACTCATTTGGTTTCAACTAAACAACAAGAAATTAGGAACAATTTGCAAAAATTGACTTCTCTAGTAAAGCAAATGGCGTTGCAAAATTCGAGTCATGTTTCAAATTTTCCTTTACCAATGATGAAGTTGTGTGGAATTTGTTCAAGCCAAGATCACTCTTCGAATCATTGTCCTAATCTACATCAAGATGAATCCGTTGCAATCATTTCAAGACCTCAATTTCAGCAACACAAACATGATCCCAACTCTTCAACGTACAATCCTGGATGGAGGGAGCACCCTAATTTGAGGTATGGGAATGCATTTTATCAGCAACAACCACAAGGGCAGATTCATCAGCCATATTATCAGCATCAACAGAATCAACATTATTACCAGAATCATCCAGCAAGTCATTCACAGCAATTTCAGCAACTACAGCAGCCTCAATTTCAGTAA
- the LOC122003676 gene encoding 60S ribosomal protein L39-like, whose protein sequence is MPSHKTFRIKKKLAKKMRQNRPIPNWIRLRTDNTIRYNAKRRHWRRTKLGF, encoded by the exons ATG CCATCACACAAGACgttccggatcaagaagaagctgGCGAAGAAGATGAGGCAGAACAGGCCAATTCCTAACTGGATCCGCCTGCGGACGGACAACACCATCAG GTACAACGCGAAGCGCAGGCATTGGCGTCGAACCAAGTTAGGGTTTTGA